One window of Pirellulales bacterium genomic DNA carries:
- a CDS encoding peptide ABC transporter substrate-binding protein, which translates to MNYRGRTWFAGLLVLLLIAATAWALTSKPEPPADFTFVNNTEIRSIDPALALGQPEGRVIVGLFEGLTNLNAKDLHPIPGVAESWDISPDLRTYTFHFRDNAKWIDGTPVVAGDFVWQWRHMLDSLNATEYTYQHWYLENGERYTSKQFGPGDKVEVELHERPKDALPFARGIVLHGKLIQIIQAPTEKNAGSKDSEATQESDKKTADKKEPGKPSEPVYVIEIDGQQRAFQNVTERDRAKWTPPSWAKSTIKTAVEVEPSKNVLLDFSEVGVKALDNRTLQVHLKAPTPYYLQLVGFYPLFPTNPRCVETYGYPEWTKPDHVITNGPFKLESHVVRSRLRMVKNPLYWNAANVKCKIIDSLPIESSATAFNMYLDGQVDWIPLVPTTAVPDILAQKRTDFLHTPEYTCDFYRFNCTRPPLNNKLVRQALAMAVNKKQITEGVIRGGEEVARSLVPPGLPGYESPQCPEYNPERARQLLAQAGYPGGRGIPKIEILYNTDELNQNIVEVIQAQWKENLGIDVGLQNMEWNSWLSASANLQYDVCRGGWIGDYLDPNTFLDMFVTDGGNNQTGWSNKEYDKLIESAKTEHDPAQRMKYLHNAEVILMDEMPIFPIYYRVSRNMIRPYVHGFYPNLLDLHPLDTIWIDQDEKKKFLQQGGRG; encoded by the coding sequence ATGAATTATCGCGGCCGAACCTGGTTTGCGGGCTTGTTGGTTCTGCTCCTGATCGCAGCCACGGCTTGGGCGCTCACCAGCAAACCGGAACCGCCGGCCGATTTCACGTTTGTCAACAATACGGAAATCCGTTCGATTGACCCGGCCTTGGCGTTGGGCCAGCCGGAAGGGCGCGTCATTGTCGGCTTGTTCGAGGGGCTGACAAATCTCAACGCCAAAGATTTGCACCCTATTCCCGGTGTCGCCGAAAGTTGGGATATTTCGCCCGACCTGCGGACTTACACGTTCCATTTTCGCGATAACGCCAAGTGGATCGACGGCACGCCGGTCGTGGCGGGCGACTTTGTCTGGCAGTGGCGGCACATGCTCGATTCGCTCAACGCCACCGAATACACCTATCAGCACTGGTATTTGGAAAACGGCGAGCGCTATACCAGCAAGCAGTTCGGCCCTGGCGACAAAGTGGAAGTCGAACTGCACGAGCGGCCGAAAGATGCCCTGCCATTTGCCCGCGGTATTGTTTTACACGGCAAGCTGATTCAAATCATTCAAGCGCCGACTGAAAAGAACGCGGGATCGAAAGACAGCGAAGCAACGCAGGAATCGGATAAAAAAACTGCGGACAAAAAGGAACCAGGAAAACCTTCAGAGCCAGTTTACGTCATCGAAATCGACGGCCAGCAGCGGGCGTTTCAGAATGTCACCGAGCGCGACCGCGCAAAATGGACGCCGCCGAGTTGGGCGAAATCAACTATCAAAACTGCCGTTGAAGTCGAGCCCAGTAAAAACGTGTTGCTCGATTTCAGCGAGGTGGGCGTCAAAGCCCTCGACAACCGCACATTGCAAGTTCATCTGAAAGCGCCTACGCCCTATTATCTGCAGTTGGTCGGTTTCTATCCGCTGTTCCCCACCAACCCCCGCTGCGTGGAAACGTACGGCTACCCGGAATGGACCAAGCCGGATCACGTCATCACCAATGGCCCATTCAAGTTGGAAAGCCACGTTGTCCGTTCACGCTTGCGGATGGTGAAAAACCCGCTGTATTGGAACGCGGCGAACGTGAAGTGCAAAATCATCGATTCGCTGCCCATCGAATCCTCCGCCACAGCGTTCAACATGTACCTCGACGGCCAGGTCGATTGGATTCCGCTGGTGCCCACCACCGCCGTGCCCGATATTTTGGCCCAAAAGCGTACCGATTTCCTGCACACTCCTGAATACACCTGCGATTTTTACCGTTTCAATTGCACCCGGCCGCCGCTTAATAACAAACTGGTCCGCCAAGCGCTGGCTATGGCGGTGAACAAAAAGCAAATTACCGAAGGCGTGATTCGCGGCGGCGAAGAGGTGGCCCGCTCCCTAGTTCCACCCGGGCTGCCGGGTTACGAATCGCCCCAGTGTCCCGAATACAATCCCGAGCGCGCGCGCCAACTGCTCGCCCAAGCCGGCTATCCCGGAGGCCGCGGTATTCCCAAAATCGAAATCCTGTACAACACCGACGAGCTGAATCAAAACATTGTCGAAGTCATCCAGGCCCAATGGAAAGAAAACCTGGGCATCGATGTCGGCCTGCAAAATATGGAATGGAACTCCTGGCTGTCGGCCTCCGCCAATTTGCAATATGATGTCTGCCGCGGCGGCTGGATCGGCGATTATCTCGACCCCAACACGTTTCTCGATATGTTCGTCACCGACGGGGGCAACAATCAAACCGGTTGGTCGAACAAAGAGTACGACAAGCTGATCGAGTCCGCCAAGACAGAACACGACCCCGCACAACGAATGAAATACCTGCACAACGCGGAAGTCATTCTG
- a CDS encoding TlpA disulfide reductase family protein, whose translation MGLAALCAVFWQVGCGSHTGHADSTEVPTPANAASTTNVSLQILDYNGIQKLIADHRGQVVVLDCWATSCPPCIEEFPKLVALHKKYDPAQLACISLSFDFEGLGKPEDVQADVLKFLQTHGAAFDNILCSESSDALLKKLNLASIPAVFVYDRQGNVHRFEGSKAYEEVPALIEKLITTP comes from the coding sequence ATGGGTCTCGCCGCGCTGTGTGCCGTTTTTTGGCAGGTCGGCTGCGGCAGCCATACCGGCCACGCGGATTCAACGGAAGTTCCAACTCCGGCGAATGCCGCCTCTACCACAAACGTATCGCTGCAAATTTTGGATTATAACGGCATCCAAAAACTCATCGCCGATCACCGTGGCCAGGTCGTCGTGCTGGATTGCTGGGCCACGTCATGTCCGCCATGCATCGAGGAGTTCCCCAAACTTGTGGCCCTGCATAAAAAGTACGACCCAGCCCAGTTGGCGTGCATTTCACTCAGTTTCGATTTTGAAGGCCTGGGCAAGCCCGAGGACGTGCAAGCCGACGTCCTCAAATTCCTCCAAACTCATGGGGCCGCGTTCGACAATATCCTCTGCAGCGAATCTTCCGACGCGCTGCTGAAGAAATTGAATTTGGCGTCGATTCCCGCGGTCTTCGTGTACGACCGCCAGGGAAATGTTCATCGCTTCGAGGGCAGCAAAGCCTACGAGGAGGTCCCCGCCTTGATCGAAAAACTCATCACCACCCCCTGA